DNA sequence from the Leuconostoc lactis genome:
TGACCTATATTGACGATCAAATGGTGAACAATTTGGTGTTGAACCAAACGGTTTTACCGGCCAGCAGTCAAACCGTTGATGAGGCGATTATCGTTGATTTGACGACGCAACGTTATCAGTTATTAGAGAAAAAATATGTGATTGATGGCCAGCGTTGTGCTTATTTTTCGGAAAAGTTTCTGGCGTTGACACCCGAAACGTCGTTGAAAGAAAATATTCAGACCATTAAGCGGACTGTGAAAGCCGTGGCTGAAAAATTTGACGACATACCGGCGCATGAAGCATTAGCGATGACTCAGGCAGTCATTTATGACGGCTTATCAACGGGATAGATTGATACAACTGCAATTGCTGAACAAGCGTTTCCAGATAATTTGACGGCCCAAGCGCAATATCAAGAAAAGTTAACCGAAAAAGCGGTTGCGCCCAAAGTACCGGTCGAGAATACGCCAAAATATGAAAAGAAGTATCGCGTGCAAAAATTTAAATTAGATTCAGGGATTGAAGTTTCCATCCCAATGGCTGTCTATCAAGATCGCTCAAAAGTCGAATTTATCAATCATGACAATGGCACAATCTCACTGGTCATTAAAGATATTGAACAAATTGCCAATAAGTTTTCAGTGTGACAGTATCAATTATTGGGTACAGAACCATTTACTGCTATAATGAGGAAAATAGGATAAGGTAAGAAAGGGCTAAGTTAGTTATAACTTGGATAAACAATGTCATGCCATACGCAGATTCTTATGTTGCAAAAATTCGTGAACGAGTGGGGCACGATTTTGAATTAGTGATGCCTACAACCGATGTGGTGATTGAAAACCCACAAGGTGAATTGCTGATGATTTATAATCGGGATTTTGACGGTTGGGCGTTTCCTGGAGGTTACGTTGAACCAGAATTGTCTTGGCAAGAGAATGCCGCACGAGAAGCGACCGAAGAAGCGGGCATTACGGCTGACCCGAAAAAGCTACAATTGATTGGGACAGTGTCCGGCAAACAATTTGTGGCGCATTATCCAAATGGCGACCGTGCAAAACTTTATACGACGGTTTTTCATTTAACGGATTGGACGGCTGAACAAACAGGTATTGACGAGACGGAAATCGATGCCAAAAAGTGGGTCTCCCCCCAAACAATTGACCATATGCACCTCACGTTTGCAGGGCGGGCCGTATATCGTTTATTTAGAAAGTACCAAGCATCTGGCGCTGTCCAAAATATCACGCTTGATTCAGCCTTACAGCGCTTTGTGGATGCGCAAAACGGCGAAATTGTCGGGGTTAATACGTATACAGATGCGTTAGCAGAATTAAGTCAGGGTGAAAAGCAGACGCATTGGATGTGGTACGTCTTACCACAATTACGTGCTTTGGGTAAAAGTGAACGGGCCATTTATTATGGGCTAGCTGATGCCAAAGAGGCACAAGCTTACTTGGCAGATCCAGTACTTCGGACGCGTTTAGAGGCGATTGTCGCCACGACGCTGGCATTGGCAGGTAACGATCCAGTGGCTGTGTTTGGCGCAGTAGATACACCAAAGTTCCAAGCCAGTTTGACGCTATTTAACCAAGTTGCGCCGGAGACGCCCCTTTACCAACAAGCACTTGATAAATATTTTAATGGTGTGCAACACGCTGAAACATTGGCCTTGTTAGCACAATAAAAAAGCATGCCGTGGCATGCTTTTTTATTAAGCGCCAGTATAATCTGGGGCTAACTTATTAACAGGTGGCGTGAACTCACGCATTGATTCAGCCAAGTGGACGAAATTGGTGACCAAACGATGATTTGGAGCTTGGGTACCGTGTTGATCCGCAAGGTCTGCAATCCAGCCGTTGATATAATCAACTTCGGTTGGCCGTCCCTTCACAAAGTCTTGGTACATAGAAGGAAAATGGAGGGGATTGGCCACGTTTGAGACATAGTCAACTTGCGCCACCATATCATCGCGACTTTCGATGAGTTCAATACCAGCAGCTTCAGCGGCATCGTACGCTTCGTTGATGAGTGGCCGGGCAATGCCTTCCAGGAAATTATCATAAGCCATTAATTGGCCCATCCGTGATTGAAACATCGTTGCAATTGAGTTCTCAACGGCATTGAAGAAGACTTTAGTCAGCAGTGTACCCATGAAATTTTCAGTGTAACTTGGGTTTAAATGCGCAGCTTTAAAGTCAGCTAGGAGCGCATCCATGGTTGCGGAAGGTTTCTCTGTCAAATTGGCATAGACAGAAGAACCAGCGCCTTCAGCGCCCATAAAGTCGACGTCGCCAAAATCATTTAAGACAGTGGCGATCATGGCTGTGCCGCCAATAATGTGTTCATCATCGAAATATTGCTGTAGTTTTTCAATATGGCCCATGCCATTCATAGCACCTAAGGCTGTTTGACCAGGTTTGAATTTTGGTGCCAGACGATCGAGGGTATCTTGTAGCTGCATTTGCTTCATAAAGAAAATCCAGACATCAGGCTCGCCATCATATTCCTCGGGTGAGAAAATGTTAATTTTAATGTCATGACGATCTTTGTGGTCACGTGATTTCCAAACTTTGTCGCCTTGCGCACGAATCTTATCTAAACTCGCCTGGGTAGGTTCAACAAAGTCTACTGGGACACCTGCATTTTCCTGAAGGAGAATACCGTATCGCAATCCCATTGCGCCTGCGCCAACTACTGCATATTTCATCGTATCGATCTCCTATCGTCATATAATGATATAATTCTAATGTTTATCACATTTTAAGTCAAGGGTATTTTTAATCTTTTTGGCTATGAACATTGTGAAATTTACCGTATAATAAGAGATAGAGTGCATACTGCACGTTTTTAATAGAGGAAGTTAAAATGTCTAAAGAAATTTATTTAACAGGTGATCGACCAACTGGTAAGTTGCATATCGGTCATTATATTGGGTCATTAAAAAATCGTGTGGCAATGCAAAATTCAGGCGAATATGAACCATTTGTGATGATTGCTGATACGCAAGCCTTTACAGATAATGCGCGTAATCCAGAAAAAATTCGACAATCACTAACAGAAGTTGCTTTGGATTATTTGGCAGTTGGGATTGATCCAACGAAAACAACGATTTTTGTACAATCACAAATCAAAGGGCTATTTGAACTCACAGAATACTTTATGAACTTGGTGTCGGTAGCACGTCTACAACGTAATCCGACCGTGAAAGCAGAAATTTCACAAAAAGGCTTTGGTGAAGGAATCCCCGCTGGGTTCTTAACTTATCCGGTGTCACAAGCTGCTGATATTGCCATTTTCCGCGCCACGAAAGTGCCGGTTGGGGATGATCAGGAACCAATGTTAGAACAAGCCCGTGAACTGGTACGGTCATTTAACAATGCCTACCAATCTGATGTCCTTGTTGAACCAGTCGGTGTCTTTCCACCGAAGGGACAAGGGCGTTTACCTGGTATTGATGGTAATGCTAAGATGTCTAAATCATTGGGCAACGGGATTTATATTTCTGATGATGCCGATACATTGGCCAAAAAAGTGAAGGCGATGTATACTGATCCGTTGCACATCAATATTGACGATCCGGGACATGTTGAGGGTAACGTTGTCTTCACATACCTTGATATTTTCGATCCCGACAAAGAACGCGTGGCTGAATTAAAGGCACACTATACGGCCGGTGGTCTAGGCGACATGAAGCTTAAGAAGCATTTAATTGACGTGATGGAAGCCGAAATGGCACCAATTCGTGAACGACGTGCACGATTTGCTCAGGACATTCCGGCGGTTCTGGAGATGTTAAAAACAGGGTCAGAACGTGCTAATGTGGTGGCGGAAGCGACGATGAAAGATGTCCGTCATGCGATGGGCGTTGATTACTTTGGATAAAGCATAATAAAAAAGCACCAAGCCATTTGGCATGGTGCTTTTATTGTGCTGTGGTTGTATCGGTCTCGTCGCTACTATTATCGTCTACTGGACGTAATGATGCTGCGATGTTGGCGAGACTTGATGGAATTTTACCGCCGTAAGGGCGGCCAGTTTTCTCGGCTTTAAGACCAAGGGCTTTTCTGGCGAGATCCGTGACCCGTTGCTTTTCCTTTTGTGGTATCACTTCATAAGAGACATCGTTACCGGCAGCATCGGGATAATTGGTGGTCACACCTTGCATGTGTTCGGTGGTAATATGATTTTTAGCTTTAATATATTTGCTAGCCATTGTTGTCATATCACCAAACGTCAGGTCAGTTCGCACATTTTTAGAAATAGTGGCCATGAACTTGTCATTGAGTAAGCTGGACACATTGGCCGACTTTTTGATGAGGCCTTCTAAAACTAAGCGTTGCCGTTGCTGACGACCATAATCACCAGTCGGATCACCGTAACGCATGCGTGAAAAGGCCAGAGCAGCATCGCCATTCATAACCGTTTTGGAAGCGGACCAAGTCGCACCGTTATCGTCAGAATGCTCATATTTGTTACTGTTCTTATGGAAACGGTAGAGATTAGGCCCGTAATTGTGGGCAGTTTCTTGACTATAGGTAAAATCAAGTGGTGACTTTACGGAAATACCACCAACTTGATCAACCATAGTTGCTAGACCACCCATATTGACGAGGGCATAGAAGTCGATGGGGATGTTCAAAAATGATTCCACCGTCTTAATTGACGTAGCTGTGGAACCAAAGGCGTAAGCTGCGTTCAATTTTTGTGGGAAAGTATTTTCATAACCGGCAATTGAGACCATGGCGTCGCGAGGGAGCGAAATCATAGTTGTTTGTTCAGTTTTAGGGTTGATGATCAACAGCATCATGGAGTCAGTACGCCCACGATAGGTGCGACCTAATTCACCAGTATCCGTACCATACAATAAAACAGAAATTGGGCGACCACTTTTAATCACTTCGGATACATCACGTGATTTGGTGAGGCCAGCACCGGCATATGATTTGTCGATGACACCTTTTGTGTTGTGAATGGTTAACCAAGCAAAGCAGCCGATCACAAACGTCATAATAGCAATACCAATAAAAATCAGATTGCGTAGCTTGTGCTTTGGCGCTTGATATCGGTGCGTACGTGAATCTGATTGGGGATCCATATGAATAAGTCTCCTAAAATGTTGCTAGATTTGCCTATCATATTCAACAATATGATAGGACTCACAATTATAATTATCATAACACTTGAATATAAAGACAAGGTTAAAAAAGTGCCAGATCGTGAATTTAAGCAAATGATACTGGCTATAATGGTACAATTGTTGTGATCAACAGACAAGGGAGTTAATAGCATGTTAATCCAGCCGGATAAATTAAGAAAATGCCTCATGTTGATTTTTGGTGGTTTGTTTCTGATTTTAGCGATTCAGGTACGTTTTAATTTGTTGTTTATGCATGTCATGAATGATGGGGCAGAATTAGCGGTGCATAATTTTATGCCACAGCTCGTGCAACAAGGAATTGGTTTTGCTAGCTTGTTGAATCATTACTGGTTGGCAGTGTTTGGGATTATCGGCCTATCTGGTTTGCTCTACTTGGTCAATTATAAAATTGCCATGGGTTGGTTAATTGCCACGCAAGTCCTAGGGCTGCTGGTGGTTGAGCTATTATCGATGGTGTTAACCACTTATTGGGATAAGGGTTTCAAAATGGGATCAATGATGCCAGATCTTTTGTTAGTTTGGTGGTTTCAGATTTTGGCGGTCATTGCCGCTATTATTGTGCCAAGACTAACAGCTGACTGGCAATGGCAGTGGGGAATTCAGCTGCTGGTTGTGTTCGGATGGTGTTTGATGGCGCTATCGCGCATGCAACAAAATGGCATGCTGCTATCTAGTGAACTTGGGGCGCTATGCTTTGGGTATTTTTGGTGGCAATTGAGCGAACAGCAATATCGTCGACATGCAAAACACTGGCGTCGTGTATTAGAAATTGACACCTTAATTTAAAGATGATATGATATTCAAGTTATCAAAGAGGTTGCAACCAACATGAGTAACGTAAATGAGTTCGCCAAGAACAGTGATTTTACGCGAAAGGGGCGGTTGCCGAAATTTCTCGCAAGGCAGCGGGAGATTGGGCTAACAACGAATAGTTGTTAGACTGTCACGGCGACGTGGTGTGCTTTGAAAAGTTACGATAAACTAACTTTTTAGACCTCTTTCTATTTACAAGAAAGGGGCTTTTTATTTGCCCCGATTAGGGAGAATGTTAATGGCAGAACATAATGGTGAGATGAAACGTAATCTCAAGACACGTCATGTGTCAATGATTGCTTTAGGTGGTTCAATTGGAACAGGTTTGTTTGTGGCTTCCGGTGCGACAGTTGCCCAAGCTGGTCCGTCAGGAGCGATTGTTGCCTATTTGGCAATTGGTGTCATGGTCTATTTCTTAATGACCAGTTTAGGTGAAATGGCAACTTATTCACCAACATCAGGCTCTTTTTCTGATTATGCTGGCCGCTATGTTGACCCCGCACTGGGTTTTGCGATGGGTTGGAACTACTGGTTTAACTGGGCGATTACATTAGCCGTCGATATTGTGGCTGTTGGTTTGGTGTCAAACTTTTGGTTCCCCAATACCCCATCGTGGATTTTTTCAGCGGTGGCAATGGTGTTCATTTTCTTCATTAATCTATTTTCTGTGGGGGCCTTTGGTGAAACAGAATTTTGGCTGTCAATGATAAAGGTCATTACAATTATTGCCTTTTTGATTGTGGGTGTCGCCACGATTTTTGGGGTTATCCATTCAGATATTAACGTGATGAAAAACCTATCTGTTGGGAACCATGGTTTTGTCGGTGGTCCGCAAGCTATTTTGTCAGTCTTTGTTGTGGCTGGCTTCTCGTTCCAAGGTACGGAGTTAATCGGGATTACTGCTGGTGAAGCTAAGGATCCGGAAAAGTCTGTGCCTAAGGCGATCAATCAAGTTTTCTGGCGTATTTTACTTTTCTATATTATGGCCATTTTCGTCATTTCAGCTTTGGTTTACTACCGTGATCCGAGCTTGTTGAGTGCATCAACTAAAAATGTTGCAGAATCACCGTTTACAATTGTCTTTAAAAATGCAGGAATTGCCTTTGCCGCCAGTTTGATGAACGCGGTTATCTTGACATCAATTGTATCATCAGCTAATTCAGGTTCTTATGCCTCAACCCGTATGTTATATGCAATGGCACGTAAGGGTGAGGCACCAAAGATTTTTGCAAAATT
Encoded proteins:
- a CDS encoding DUF1810 family protein, with protein sequence MPYADSYVAKIRERVGHDFELVMPTTDVVIENPQGELLMIYNRDFDGWAFPGGYVEPELSWQENAAREATEEAGITADPKKLQLIGTVSGKQFVAHYPNGDRAKLYTTVFHLTDWTAEQTGIDETEIDAKKWVSPQTIDHMHLTFAGRAVYRLFRKYQASGAVQNITLDSALQRFVDAQNGEIVGVNTYTDALAELSQGEKQTHWMWYVLPQLRALGKSERAIYYGLADAKEAQAYLADPVLRTRLEAIVATTLALAGNDPVAVFGAVDTPKFQASLTLFNQVAPETPLYQQALDKYFNGVQHAETLALLAQ
- a CDS encoding ketopantoate reductase family protein, which translates into the protein MKYAVVGAGAMGLRYGILLQENAGVPVDFVEPTQASLDKIRAQGDKVWKSRDHKDRHDIKINIFSPEEYDGEPDVWIFFMKQMQLQDTLDRLAPKFKPGQTALGAMNGMGHIEKLQQYFDDEHIIGGTAMIATVLNDFGDVDFMGAEGAGSSVYANLTEKPSATMDALLADFKAAHLNPSYTENFMGTLLTKVFFNAVENSIATMFQSRMGQLMAYDNFLEGIARPLINEAYDAAEAAGIELIESRDDMVAQVDYVSNVANPLHFPSMYQDFVKGRPTEVDYINGWIADLADQHGTQAPNHRLVTNFVHLAESMREFTPPVNKLAPDYTGA
- the trpS gene encoding tryptophan--tRNA ligase, translating into MSKEIYLTGDRPTGKLHIGHYIGSLKNRVAMQNSGEYEPFVMIADTQAFTDNARNPEKIRQSLTEVALDYLAVGIDPTKTTIFVQSQIKGLFELTEYFMNLVSVARLQRNPTVKAEISQKGFGEGIPAGFLTYPVSQAADIAIFRATKVPVGDDQEPMLEQARELVRSFNNAYQSDVLVEPVGVFPPKGQGRLPGIDGNAKMSKSLGNGIYISDDADTLAKKVKAMYTDPLHINIDDPGHVEGNVVFTYLDIFDPDKERVAELKAHYTAGGLGDMKLKKHLIDVMEAEMAPIRERRARFAQDIPAVLEMLKTGSERANVVAEATMKDVRHAMGVDYFG
- a CDS encoding LCP family protein encodes the protein MDPQSDSRTHRYQAPKHKLRNLIFIGIAIMTFVIGCFAWLTIHNTKGVIDKSYAGAGLTKSRDVSEVIKSGRPISVLLYGTDTGELGRTYRGRTDSMMLLIINPKTEQTTMISLPRDAMVSIAGYENTFPQKLNAAYAFGSTATSIKTVESFLNIPIDFYALVNMGGLATMVDQVGGISVKSPLDFTYSQETAHNYGPNLYRFHKNSNKYEHSDDNGATWSASKTVMNGDAALAFSRMRYGDPTGDYGRQQRQRLVLEGLIKKSANVSSLLNDKFMATISKNVRTDLTFGDMTTMASKYIKAKNHITTEHMQGVTTNYPDAAGNDVSYEVIPQKEKQRVTDLARKALGLKAEKTGRPYGGKIPSSLANIAASLRPVDDNSSDETDTTTAQ
- a CDS encoding amino acid permease — its product is MAEHNGEMKRNLKTRHVSMIALGGSIGTGLFVASGATVAQAGPSGAIVAYLAIGVMVYFLMTSLGEMATYSPTSGSFSDYAGRYVDPALGFAMGWNYWFNWAITLAVDIVAVGLVSNFWFPNTPSWIFSAVAMVFIFFINLFSVGAFGETEFWLSMIKVITIIAFLIVGVATIFGVIHSDINVMKNLSVGNHGFVGGPQAILSVFVVAGFSFQGTELIGITAGEAKDPEKSVPKAINQVFWRILLFYIMAIFVISALVYYRDPSLLSASTKNVAESPFTIVFKNAGIAFAASLMNAVILTSIVSSANSGSYASTRMLYAMARKGEAPKIFAKLSTRGVPVAALFLTTAIGLLAFISNTKGGSVAYTWLVNASGLTGFIAWVGIALSHYRFRRAYVVQGKDLNALKYKAKWFPFGPLFALVISIGVIIGQDPASFSQFNLEKLAVTYLSVPFFLVLYVGYKIRHKTHIVKLEDVDLTQQK